A DNA window from Gigantopelta aegis isolate Gae_Host chromosome 4, Gae_host_genome, whole genome shotgun sequence contains the following coding sequences:
- the LOC121369677 gene encoding putative uncharacterized protein DDB_G0282133, giving the protein MKECISCQCKISAADNFCPKCGVHCGSKPDLDKTISCPGKNGPCGKILSADINFCPKCGLKVDPSLFEGSVQDEDGTSVENGTSIEIDSKEDKQDSNTRAEAVMEPACDTSDAMLSEVVTEDESESGTDSRQDSLVSDELGGEMQSGLTASAESEKKTKNEVKQIASDKLQTSTDKEQCDGSNRHVGQLKPTGGSRHTDQRVANEEQMMTSTDTEENCRSNRHVGQLKPADGSGHTDQRVANEEQMMTSTDTEKNCRSNRHVGQLKPADGSGHTDQRVANEEQMMTSTDTEENYRSNRHVGQLKPTDGSGHTDQRVANEEQMMTSTETEENCRSNRHVGHLKPTDGSGHTDQRVANEEQMMTSTDTEENCRSNRHVGQLKPTGGSRHTDQRVANEEQMMTSTDTEENCRSNRHVGQLKPADGSGHTDQRVANEEQMMTSTDTEKNCRSNRHVGQLKPADGSGHTDQRVANEEQMMTSTDTEENYRSNRHVGQLKPTDGSGHTDQRVANEEQMMTSTETEENCRSNRHVGHLKPTDGSGHTDQRVANEEQMMTSTDTEENCRSNRHVGQLKPTDGSGHTDQRVANKEQMMTSTDTEPEHKPESSIPTKICDNNSNAFVENKTLNSKPVTDTNDNNCNDLSNDKTSKTNPKDGQDSQQVVGTTTERDSQFQNDDANNKNLQSMKQEQKYPTNARDENDSRFKKTDDDNKTPETKVDTGPKYPQVFGIENPPNAVSIDGRDSQVTNDDANNKNIQSVKTEHETQVRKQVNKIEKENRNKVNKNSKMDNTVLN; this is encoded by the exons ATGAAAGAGTGTATTTCTTGCCAATGTAAGATTTCAGCTGCAGATAATTTCTGTCCAAAGTGTGGAGTACACTGTGGTTCAAAACCAGATCTTGACAAAACTATTAGTTGTCCTGGCAAAAATGGACCTTGTGGAAAAATACTTAGTGCTGATATCAACTTCTGCCCAAAGTGTGGGCTAAAAGTAGACCCATCTTTGTTTGAAGGTTCTGTCCAGGATGAAGATGGGACATCAGTTGAAAATGGGACTTCAATTGAAATTGATTCCAAAGAAGACAAACAGGATAGTAATACTAGAGCTGAAGCAGTTATGGAACCTGCTTGTGATACTTCAGATGCAATGCTGTCTGAAG TGGTGACTGAAGATGAAAGTGAATCTGGCACAGACAGTCGGCAAGATTCTTTAGTATCTGATGAACTTGGAGGAGAAATGCAAAGTGGCTTAACTGCAAGTGCAG AGTCtgaaaagaagacaaaaaatgAAGTGAAACAAATTGCATCTGACAAGCTACAGACATCTACTGACAAAGAACAATGTGATGGAAGCAATAGACATGTAGGTCAGTTGAAACCAACAGGTGGTTCTAGACACACAGATCAGAGAGTGGCTAATGAAGAGCAGATGATGACATCTACTGATACAGAAGAAAATTGTAGAAGCAATAGACATGTAGGTCAGTTGAAACCAGCAGATGGTTCTGGACACACAGATCAGAGAGTGGCTAATGAAGAGCAGATGATGACATCTACTGATACAGAAAAAAATTGTAGAAGCAATAGACATGTAGGTCAGTTGAAACCAGCAGATGGTTCTGGACACACAGATCAGAGAGTGGCTAATGAAGAGCAGATGATGACATCTACTGATACAGAAGAAAATTATAGAAGCAATAGACATGTAGGTCAGTTGAAACCAACAGATGGGTCTGGACACACAGATCAGAGAGTGGCTAATGAAGAGCAGATGATGACATCTACTGAAACAGAAGAAAATTGTAGAAGCAATAGACATGTAGGTCATTTGAAACCAACAGATGGGTCTGGACACACAGATCAGAGAGTGGCTAATGAAGAGCAGATGATGACATCTACTGATACAGAAGAAAATTGTAGAAGCAATAGACATGTAGGTCAGTTGAAACCAACAGGTGGTTCTAGACACACAGATCAGAGAGTGGCTAATGAAGAGCAGATGATGACATCTACTGATACAGAAGAAAATTGTAGAAGCAATAGACATGTAGGTCAGTTGAAACCAGCAGATGGTTCTGGACACACAGATCAGAGAGTGGCTAATGAAGAGCAGATGATGACATCTACTGATACAGAAAAAAATTGTAGAAGCAATAGACATGTAGGTCAGTTGAAACCAGCAGATGGTTCTGGACACACAGATCAGAGAGTGGCTAATGAAGAGCAGATGATGACATCTACTGATACAGAAGAAAATTATAGAAGCAATAGACATGTAGGTCAGTTGAAACCAACAGATGGGTCTGGACACACAGATCAGAGAGTGGCTAATGAAGAGCAGATGATGACATCTACTGAAACAGAAGAAAATTGTAGAAGCAATAGACATGTAGGTCATTTGAAACCAACAGATGGGTCTGGACACACAGATCAGAGAGTGGCTAATGAAGAGCAGATGATGACATCTACTGATACAGAAGAAAATTGTAGAAGCAATAGACATGTAGGTCAGTTGAAACCAACAGATGGGTCTGGACACACAGATCAGAGAGTGGCTAATAAAGAGCAGATGATGACATCTACTGATACAGAACCCGAACATAAACCTGAAAGTTCCATACCTACTAAGATTTGTGACAATAATTCTAATGCAtttgttgaaaacaaaacactcaATTCCAAACCTGTAACTGACACAAATGACAATAATTGCAATGATCTTAGTAACGACAAAACTTCTAAAACAAATCCTAAGGATGGGCAAGACTCTCAACAAGTAGTTGGTACAACAACTGAAAGAGATTCCCAGTTTCAAAATGATGATGCCAACAATAAAAATCTTCAGTCAATGAAACAAGAGCAAAAATACCCTACTAATGCAAGAGATGAAAATGATTCACGTTTCAAAAAGACTGATGATGACAATAAAACCCCAGAAACCAAAGTTGATACTGGGCCGAAATATCCCCAAGTATTTGGCATCGAAAACCCCCCAAATGCAGTGTCCATAGATGGAAGAGATTCCCAAGTTACAAATGATGATgccaacaataaaaatattcaatcaGTGAAGACAGAGCATGAAACACAGGTCCGCAAGCAAgttaacaaaatagaaaaagaaaataggaACAAAGTCAACAAAAACTCAAAAATGGATAATACGGTACTG AATTAG